From the genome of Acidobacteriota bacterium, one region includes:
- a CDS encoding DUF2264 domain-containing protein produces MPALPSPSQGQSAEADRRYWVEVLARVADPVLRALSQQRLKAKMPVEAPYGNVADRRRFTYLEAAGRLLCGIAPWLESKPIEASEEKLRGQHAEWARAAIDAAINPESSDFMNFSKGAQPVVDAAFLAQAVLRAPIELWEKLAPKAQRNLVKALQSTRVIRPGFNNWLLFSAIVEAGLCFMSEGWDKMRVDYALREHQSWYLGDGVYGDGPQFHWDYYNSFVIQPMLLDVLDTVSKHADDWNSMRPAVLARARRYAAIQERLISPEGTYPAIGRSLAYRFGAFHLLASIALRKQLPEGVSPEQVRCALTAVMRRMIEAPGTFDEDGWLTVGFCGHQPAIAEGYISTGSCYLCSAAWLPLGLPPDDPFWKGPPQPWTQQKVWSGKNVPADHALGETGGIPGCRK; encoded by the coding sequence ATGCCCGCGCTGCCATCGCCATCGCAAGGACAATCGGCTGAAGCCGATCGCCGCTACTGGGTCGAAGTCCTGGCTCGCGTGGCAGACCCGGTCCTGCGGGCGCTCAGCCAACAGAGGTTGAAGGCCAAAATGCCGGTTGAAGCGCCGTATGGGAACGTGGCAGACCGCCGCCGGTTTACCTACCTTGAAGCGGCTGGTCGTCTCCTTTGTGGCATTGCGCCGTGGCTGGAATCGAAGCCGATAGAGGCCTCTGAAGAGAAATTAAGGGGGCAACATGCCGAATGGGCCCGCGCGGCCATTGACGCGGCGATAAATCCCGAGTCCTCCGACTTCATGAATTTCAGCAAAGGCGCTCAGCCTGTTGTGGATGCCGCATTCCTCGCCCAGGCTGTGCTGCGCGCACCTATTGAGCTGTGGGAGAAACTGGCCCCAAAGGCGCAGCGGAACCTGGTGAAAGCGTTGCAGTCCACGCGTGTCATCCGCCCGGGCTTCAACAACTGGCTTTTGTTCAGCGCGATCGTCGAAGCTGGGCTGTGCTTTATGAGCGAAGGGTGGGACAAAATGCGAGTCGATTATGCTTTGCGCGAGCACCAGAGCTGGTATCTGGGCGACGGCGTATACGGCGACGGGCCGCAGTTCCACTGGGACTATTACAACAGCTTTGTGATCCAGCCCATGCTCCTCGACGTGTTGGACACTGTCTCAAAGCACGCTGACGACTGGAATTCGATGCGGCCGGCCGTGCTGGCGCGGGCACGGCGTTACGCTGCTATCCAGGAGCGCCTGATCAGCCCTGAGGGAACGTACCCAGCCATTGGCAGATCGCTCGCTTATCGCTTTGGAGCTTTTCATCTTCTGGCCTCGATCGCTTTAAGAAAACAGCTTCCGGAAGGCGTTTCACCGGAACAGGTCCGCTGCGCGCTGACGGCAGTGATGCGGCGCATGATTGAAGCTCCGGGCACATTCGACGAAGATGGATGGCTGACGGTGGGCTTCTGTGGCCACCAACCAGCCATCGCGGAAGGGTATATTTCAACTGGGAGTTGTTATCTTTGTTCGGCCGCCTGGCTTCCGCTTGGGCTCCCGCCGGACGATCCGTTCTGGAAAGGGCCTCCCCAGCCCTGGACCCAGCAAAAGGTATGGAGCGGAAAAAATGTTCCGGCCGACCACGCTCTGGGCGAAACTGGTGGCATTCCAGGCTGCCGCAAATAG